The nucleotide window CGAGTATCAGATGACCAGGGTTGCGGTCGAGGATGCGCAGACGGCGCTGGTCTGGTTGACCGGCAGCCTTGCCGGCTCGTCGACCTCCGGCATGCTCACCCTCTCGGCGCTCGCCGTGGTGATCATTCCGGTGACCTTGATCGCAGGCCGTTGGCTGGGTGGCCTGCAACTCGGCGACGACACCGCGTCCTCGATCGGCGTTGCAGTACAGCGGTCCCGGCTGTTGTTGATCTTGCTCGGGGTTGCACTGGCCGCCATCGCGACCGCCGCGGCCGGGCCGATCGGGTTCGTCGCGTTCGTGTCCGGTCCGATCGCGCGGCGGCTGACCGGTGGTACCGGCAGCGCGCTGACCCCGGCCGGACTGGTCGGCGCGTTGGTGGTCGGAGTCGCCGACTTCGCCGGCCAGCACCTGCTGCCCGTCCAGCTGCCGGTCGGCATCCTCACCGCCGTGATCGGCGCTCCCTATTTGATCTTCCTGTTGATCAGGTCGAACCGACTCGGCGTCGGAGGTTAGGACCACCATGACGATGACCAAGCAACCGGTCGAGCTGCCGCAACCGGGGATCGCGGGCGAGACCCGGCCGGTGACACCGCGACGGCTGCAGACGAACAACGTCAGCCTCGGCTACGGCGGCCGGCAGATCGTGTCCGACCTTTCGCTGCAGGTGCCAACCGGGCAGGTGTCGGTGATCATCGGTGCCAACGGCTGCGGCAAGTCCACCCTGCTGCGCGGGATGGCACGGCTGCTGACCCCGGCCGGCGGCGCGGTGCTGCTGGACGGCAAGAACGTACATTCCATGCCCAGCAAGGAAGTCGCCAAGATCATGGGGCTGCTGCCGCAGTCGCCGAACGCACCCGAGGGCATCACCGTTGCCGACCTGGTCGGTCGCGGCCGTTACCCCCACCAAGGCTGGTTCCGGCAGTGGACCGCCGACGACGATCGTGCCGTCACCGCGGCGCTGATCGCGACCGACACCCTCGCGCTGGCCGATCGGCCGATCGACGAGATGAGCGGCGGGCAGCGGCAGCGGGTGTGGATCGCGATGGCGCTGGCGCAGGAGACCGATGTGCTGCTGCTGGACGAACCCACCACGTTCCTTGACCTTGCACATCAGCTCGAGGTGCTCGACCTGCTGACCGATCTGAATCGCCGTCGGGGCACGACCATCGTGGTGGTGATGCACGATCTCAACCTGGCGTGTCGGTACGCGGATCATCTGGTTGCGATGTGCGACGGTCAGGTGATCTCCAGCGGTACGCCGCGCGAAGTGATCACCGCCGAGTTGATGCGCGACGTGTTCGGGCTGTCCGCCACCGTGATCGACGACCCCGTCTCCCACACCCCGACCATCATCCCGATCGGCCGCCACCACTGCGACGACCTCACCCCCTGAGCGCCGCCTCCCCGTACCCCCTCGCCACGCGCCCACCCAAAGTCGTGACGACGCGAGTTGTGGTGGTTCCGGGGGTGTCGGCCGAGTCCAGAAGTCGTGACAACGCGACTTTGGGTGGCCGAGTCGGCGCATTTCCCAGCCCGAACTCAAGTTGTCGCGACTTTGGTCGGGGCGTCCCTGGGGTCGGTGGAGGGACGTTGGGTTCGTCGGGTCGCCCGGTCGCCCGGTCGCCCGGTCGGCCTGGGCGTCGCAATCGCAGGAGGTCGTGCACCCATATGCGCGCCCGGAAAGCCCGTACCTCCTTGGATAGTTCCTGGATTTTCGCGACGTGCTGTGCCGTGAGGTGCCAGCGAACTGAGCGCTCGGATAGAACCGCGGCCACCGACCGCCGAGTCGCACTACGATCTGGGTAGGAGACGTCCGGCTGCTTGTGTGCAGGCAGCAGCAAAGCCAACCGGTGGAGGAGCTGAGGTGCGGTCACGACGCCGATCCCGCGGCGGCCTGGAAGAGGCGGTCGTGGAGGTGCTCAGCAAGGCCAAGCGGCCGATGACCACGGCCGAGGTGCGCGAAGCGCTCGGCGGGGACCTCGCCTACACCACCGTGATGACCGTACTTGCCCGGCTGCACGGCAAGTCCGCGGTGACCCGTCAGGCCGAGGGCCGCGGCTATGCGTACGCAGCGATCCGCGACCCGGCCGAGCGGACCGCTCGTCGGATGCAGCATCTGCTCGCCGGCGATGCCGACTCGGCGACCGTGCTGACCCGGTTCGTCGACAACCTGAGCCCCGCCGACGAAGCAACTCTGCGCGCCCTGCTCGAGGTCGATCGGCCCTCCGCACCATGATCGCGCCCCGCACGATGTTCACGCCCCGCACGATGTTCACGCCCCGCACCATGTTCACGCCCCGCACCATGTTCACGCCCCGCACCATGTTCACGCCCGCATGATGATCGCGGGCGCGGCCGCTGCCTTGCTGGCGCTGCTGGTCTTCGCCGGCGTCGCCCCGGTTCTCGGTCGCCGCATCCAGGCCTGGCAGGCGACCGGCATCCTGGTTCTGGGCAGCGTCCTGGCCGCCGGCTCGGCGATCCTGGTGCTCGGCGTACTCGCCTCCACCTGGCTCGGCGAGCTGACCTGGGTGCGGGCGATCGTGCCGTGGTCGGAGCGGACGTTGACCCTGACCAATCCGGTTCCGGTGCAGATCGGTATGGCCAGTACGGGGATCCTGACGTTCTTCCTGCTGGCCGGTGGGTACGTGGCCGTCCGCCGGATCTGCCGCCAGGTGGCGTTGCTGCGTGCTGCTCCGACCGGCCGGGTCGGCACGGATGCCTGGGCCGGGATGCTGCCGCCCTCGTCCAGCGCCACCGACCTGACGTCCAGGACGGAGCAGGCGGCCCTGCTCGATCGGGCGGTGTTGCTGGACGACCCGGTGCCGGACGCCTTCAGCCTGCCGAAGCCGGTCGACCGGATCTTCCTCACCAACGCGATGGTGAACCGGTTGAATCCGGCGGAGCGGGAGATCGTGTTACTGCACGAGCGCGCCCATCTGCGCTATCACCACGGCTGGCTGCGGCTGGCTGCCCAACTCGCGGCCGATTTCGTACCGGTCCTGCGGCCCGCCGCGACGGCCGCCAGAGCAGCCACCGAACGATGGGCCGACGAGTATGCCGCCCGCCGGATCGGAGATCGCCGCGCGGTCGCGCTCGCGATCGCCCGAGTCGGTCTGCTCCATCCCTCGACTCAGTCCGACGTGCCGGCAGGTGTCCGGTCCGCGGCCGGCGACGGCGAGGTGCCCCGTCGGGTCCGAGCTCTGCTCGCACCGGCACCCGTTGCGCGTACGGGATTGGCGGGCATCCTGGTCGCCTTGCTGTTGACCGCCGGTGTCTCCAGCGCGATGGTGGCGTTGACCGGCGAGGACCTGTTCGAGGATGCGACGCCGGCGGCGCCGACCACCGTCGTCACTGTCCCCGGGGCACTGCCGCATCAGCAGGCGCACGTCCGTCAGCGGTGATCCTCGCTCCATGGCCGGCGCCACCCGCGGCGACGGGCCGAGCCTGTGGATGTCCACAGACACAGCTCGGCTACTACCAAATGCGTAGTACCGTCTTCCTCGTGTCGACTACTGGCGGGGTAGTAGTGCCCTTGGGGCTGCGGTCGGTGCGATGAGCGGGGACGAGTTGATCTTCGATCGCATCCAGCAGTTCCGGGCAACGACCCCGGCGCTGCATCAGCCGCTCGCCGCGTACGCGTTGTGGGGCGGGCTGGCGTTGCTGGCTTGCCTGTTGATCATCGGCTGGTGGTTCATCGCCCGCCGTGCCGACCGCCCGTACCGGGCGGTGGCGATCGCCGTGCTGACCGGTGTCGGCAGCGTCGTCGCGCTGTTGGCCAATCAGCACCTGTTGTCACCGCTGATCGCCCGTCCGCGGCCGTGCCAGGTGATCGCAGGCGTACATCCCTTGCTGGCTTGCAATTCCGACTTCTCGATGCCGAGTGATCATGCGGTGATCGCCGGCGCCCTGGCAGCCGGGATGATCTTGCTGAATCGCCGGCTGGGGGTGTTGGCAGCGGTGCTGGCGCTGCTGCTCGCCTTCAGCCGGGTGTACGTCGGAGTGCATTATCCGTCCGATGTGCTCGCCGGACTGATCTTCGGCGCCGCCGTGACGGTGATGTTGATCTTGGTCCTGCGCGTACCGGTCGAACGGCTGGCGCGGGCTCTTCCCGCCCGGCTGGGAATCCTCGTGGCCGCCGGACCGATGCGTCGATCGGGGGACCGTTCGGCCTCAGCGATCGTCGAATCACCCGAGAGGGCGACGGATGGCTGACGGAGCCTGGGCAACCGACGACGTGTGGCCCGATGACGAACCGAGGCCGGTCGGCTGTCCGGAACACGGCCGCGGCTATCTCCGCCCCGCCCGTGGGACCTGGGAATGCGGCGAGGACGCGATTCTGATCAGCGGCCACGCGACCTACCGGTGCGCGGCCTGCGGTCGGGTTTTTGATCATGACATCTCCGGCCCCGACGTGCAGTGGATCATCCAGCACGGGGCCTGATCGCGCCGGGCCTGATCACTCCGCGTAGCGGGCCAAGATCATCGTCGCCACCGCGGCGAGCACGAAGCCGACGGCCGCCACCGGCGCCATCCCGGGCTGCACCCGATCGCCGAAGACGATCAGGCCGACGATCGACGGCAGCACCAACTCCACCGTGAACGAGATCGCCGTGATCGCGGTGACCGGTCCGCGCTGCAGCGCCAGGGCGAAGAACGCCATCGCGACCACACCGCCGACGATCAGCGACCACAGCAGCGGCTGCGCCAACAACGGCCAGCCGAACCGCAACCCGCCGATCCCGCGCGCGGCCACCCCGACAACGGCGAAACCGAGCCCGGCGGCAACCGCCAGCAGGATCCAGGAGGACCGGCCGGCCGCACCCTCGCCCTTGCCCAGCTGTTCGGACTGTCGTAACCCGATCAGGCCGACCAAGATCGGCACGATGCAGCTGATCAACACCAGCCAACCGAAGATCATCGTTGTCCGGGGCGCGGCTCCGGTACCGGCAGTGATGATCAACAACACCAGCCCGAGGCCGAGCATGGCCAGCGAACACCAGCCACGGACACCGAGCTTGGCGCCGCGCCAGGCGGCGAGCCCTGCCGTCACCCCGATGCTGGCCGTCATGATCGACTCCACCAGGAACAGCGGCAATTGCCGTGCAGCAACGACATTCGCGATGAAGGCGATGCCGTCGGCGGCCAGTCCGAGCAGGTACGGCAGTTGCCGCACGATCGCCGCCACCGCGCCGGCGCCGGCGACTCTGGGCGCCTGCCGGGCGCCGATCGACTGCAGGACCGAACCCACCCCGTACCCGAAACAGCAGACGAAGGCAGCGATCCAACTCGCGATCAGCACGCTGACAGTCTGCCCGGCTCGGCGGCCGAGACTGCCGAGTCAACCTGTGAACCGCGGCCGAACCATGACATGATCGGGGCCAAACTCCCCAGTGCAAAGGATCTTGACTCATGGCTGGTCGTCTGGTTGTCGGTGTGGACGGTTCGACGGGCAGCGCCCGCGCCCTGGAGTACGCGGCGGCCGAGGCAGCCCGCGGCGGGCTCGTACTGGAGATCGTGAACGCGCTCGATCTGCCGACCGATGTCGACTTCTACGGCGTAAGGCTGGCGGCGCCCGACATCGAGGCCATGCAGTCCTACGCCGAGAACCTGCTCAACTCGGCCAGGGCCAAAGTGTCCGAGCTGCATCCCGAGGTGACCTGCGAGACCCGGTACGAGATCGGCAACACCAGCAACGTCCTGATCGACGCGTCGCACGGCGCGACCGCGATGGTGCTGGGCACCCGCGGGATGGGCGCGGCAGGCCGTACCTTCCTCGGCTCGGTCAGCACCCGGCTGGCCTCCGACGCCAAGTGTCCGCTGTTCGTGATCAACGAGGATCACGACCTGCCCACCTCGGGACCGGTCGTGGTCGGTGTGGACGACTCCGAATTCAGCATCGCCGCGCTGCGGTTCGCGATGGAGGAGGCGGAACGACGCGGGGTGGAACTGCGCGTGGTCACGGCCTACCGGACCCCGGCGCTGGCCATCCCGGTCGATTCGGACGTGATCAACAACCTGCACAGCTCCGAGCAGGACGGCGCCGAGAAGCTGATCGCCAAGGTCGTCGCGGCCGCCCGCCAGGCCGATCCGATCAACGTCCGGATCGAGGAGGTTGCCGTCGAGGCAGCCCCCGCCGAAGCCATCCTCAGCCAGTCCGCCGACGCGCAGTTGATCGTCGTCGGTTCGCACGGCAAGGGCTGGGCCAAGCGCCTCTTCGTCGGCTCGGTCAGCCGCCACGTCCTGCACAGCGCCGAGCGCCCGGTCGCCGTCGTCAACCACCACGAGTCCTGACCGGCCCGGCCCCGGCCGCGGTCCCGCCCCATCATCCGCTTCCCGCGCACCCTCGGTGCTCCCGCGCAGGTTCCAGCTTCCGCGGGAGAGCCGGAGATGCGCGGGAACGTGTGGGAGGGGCTTGACAATACAGCTGGCCACAGGGACTAATATTTGACCATGCGGTCAGATCAGCGTACGGAGCGGACGTTCACCGAGCGGGCGCGGCGGGCCCAGATCCTCGATGCGGCGGTCGACGTGCTGGCCGAGCGGGGCTACAACGGGGCGTCGCTGTCGGCCATCGCCGAGCGGATCGGCGTCAGCAAGGGCGTGATCTCCTACCACTTCGCCGGCAAGGACGAGTTGCTGCGCGAGGTGGTCAGCTCGGTGCTCGCCGACTCACGCGACTACATGGGCCCACGGGTGGAGTCGGCCACCTCGTACGCGGCGGCACTGCACGCTTATGTGCAGTCCAACCTCGAGTTCCTGGACCAGAATCGGCACCGGATCGTCGCGTTGATCGAAGTGGTCAACGGCACGCCGCCGGACCGACCGGCCCCGTACGGACCGGGTCATCGGAACGCGGTCAGATCGTTGACCGGGATGCTGGAGCGCGGCCAGCAGTCGGGTGAGTTCGGCAAATTCGATCCCCACTTCGTCGCGGTTGCGCTGCGCGCCGCGATCGACGCCTGTTCGGAGCTGCTGCGAGACGATCCCGAAGCGGACGTGAAGGCTTATGGGGCACAGGTGCTGGAGATCTTCGAGCGGGGCGTACGGCCGTGAACGCAGTCGACTCGTCACTGCCACCCGTACCCGAGACGCCCGGCAAGGCCGCAGCCATAAGCGCCGCGGTCGACGCGTTGCGGATCGACGAACTTCGCAAGACGTTCGGTGACACGGTGGCGGTTGATGACGTCGACCTGTCCGTTCCGCAGGGTGCATTCTTCGGGTTGGTCGGACCCAACGGGGCCGGGAAGACGACGCTGCTGTCGATGGCGGTCGGTCTGCTGACGCCGGATCGCGGCAACGCCTGGGTGTCCGGTGCAGCCATCTGGCCGGTCGCCGGATCCGAGCAGGCCAAGGCCGCCCTGGGCGTCCTGCCGTCCGGCCTGGCCATGCCGCCTCGGCTGACCGGCGCGGAGTTGCTGCACTACCTGGGATTGCTTCGGGGGATGCGTGCCGCCGTGGTCAAGGCGCGGACCGATGAGTTGTTGGATGTGCTGGATCTACGAGCTGCCGAACGGACCCTGATCGGCGACTACTCGACCGGCATGCAGAAGAAGATCGGGTTGGCGGCTGCGCTGCTGCACGGGCCCCGGGTGCTGGTGGCCGACGAGCCGTTCGAGGCCGTCGACCCGGTGTCGGCTGCGGTGGTGCGCGCGATTCTGGACGGGTTTCTCGCTGCCGGTGGCACGGTGATCATGAGCAGCCACGTGATGGCGCTGGTCGAGCAGTTGTGTGATCACGTCGCCGTTCTCGATCACGGACGGGTGCTGCGGGCCGGGACGTTGGACCAGGTCCGCGCCGAACTCACCTTGCAGGAAGCGTTCGCTGCCCTGGTGGGCGCGAAACCGCCGTCCCGGGGGCTGTCATGGTACGAGTCCTGATCGACCTGCAACGGACCATTGCGCGTCGGCAACTCGTCGGCTCGCATCCGGCGATGATGATCACGACGGTGGTGTTCGCCGCGCTGGCTGCCGTCGGGACGCTGCTGCTCGGGCTGGCCGAGAACGGCGGCCCGGCGGGCTGGGCCGATGTCGTGGCACTCAGTTCACTGCTCTGGGTCGGCGGCCGCATCGCCCAGTCCGCGATGGCCGGCGAGCCGGTTCTGCGACCGGAACTGTTCGCGGTGCTGCCGCTGCCGCGCCGGAAGCTGGCAGCCTCGTTGATGTTGATCGGGCTGCTCGACCCTGCCAACGCCTTTCTGTTGGTGGCTTTGGGTTCGGTCGTCGTCAAGGGTGCGTCGTACGGGCCGGCCGCGGCCGTGATCGCGGCTGTCGCCCTGGTGCTGACCGTTGTGTTGACCAGCGTGTGTGCGACGTTGGCCGCCGGACTGTTGGGGCCCGGTTCGGCCCGCGGTCGCGACCTCGGCACGCTCGTGGTCGCGGTGGCGATCAGCCTGTTGGCGATGACCGGCACCCTGTTGCCGTCGCTGCTGATCGCGTTGCGGCAGCAATCGGTCGGTTGGTTATCGCAGTTGCTGCGGGTGCTGCCGACGGGGTGGGGACCGTCGGCCGTGGTCGCGGCCGGTAACGGGAGCGTGGCCGGAGCCGTCGTTTTGTTGGTCGGCCTGTTGACGTTGATCGCCATTGCAGGTCTCGCCGGGCCCGTCGTGCTGGGTCGTCGAATGTCGGGACGACGGCCGCGGCACGGCCGCCGCGGCCGGGCACGGTCACGGCGGTTGCTCAGCTCGAACGCGACCGCGGCGGTGATCGCGAAGGAGCTGAGGTTATGGGTTCGTGATCCCATGCGGCTGACCTGCCTGGTGATCGCGCTGATTGTCGGCACCGGCGCCTGCGTGGTGCCGCAGCTGACCGCCGGCACCGATCTGCTGCTGCCTTATGGGGGAAGCCTGGCGGCGGTGATTGCTGCGGCCTGCGCCTGCAATCTGTACGGCAACGACGGCGCGGCCATCTGGTTGACGGTGACGGCTCCGGGTTCGGTCACGGCCGACGTGGTCGGACGTCAGCTGAGCTGGCTGATCGTGGTGGCACCGTACGCGATTGCCTCGACGGTCGTGCTGACCGCGCTCAGTGGTCAGCCGGCGAACTGGCCGTGGGCGCTCGGGCTTCTTGCCGCAGTGCTCGGCGGCGGGGTCGGACTGGCAC belongs to Microlunatus elymi and includes:
- a CDS encoding ABC transporter ATP-binding protein, which codes for MTKQPVELPQPGIAGETRPVTPRRLQTNNVSLGYGGRQIVSDLSLQVPTGQVSVIIGANGCGKSTLLRGMARLLTPAGGAVLLDGKNVHSMPSKEVAKIMGLLPQSPNAPEGITVADLVGRGRYPHQGWFRQWTADDDRAVTAALIATDTLALADRPIDEMSGGQRQRVWIAMALAQETDVLLLDEPTTFLDLAHQLEVLDLLTDLNRRRGTTIVVVMHDLNLACRYADHLVAMCDGQVISSGTPREVITAELMRDVFGLSATVIDDPVSHTPTIIPIGRHHCDDLTP
- a CDS encoding BlaI/MecI/CopY family transcriptional regulator — protein: MRSRRRSRGGLEEAVVEVLSKAKRPMTTAEVREALGGDLAYTTVMTVLARLHGKSAVTRQAEGRGYAYAAIRDPAERTARRMQHLLAGDADSATVLTRFVDNLSPADEATLRALLEVDRPSAP
- a CDS encoding M56 family metallopeptidase; amino-acid sequence: MMIAGAAAALLALLVFAGVAPVLGRRIQAWQATGILVLGSVLAAGSAILVLGVLASTWLGELTWVRAIVPWSERTLTLTNPVPVQIGMASTGILTFFLLAGGYVAVRRICRQVALLRAAPTGRVGTDAWAGMLPPSSSATDLTSRTEQAALLDRAVLLDDPVPDAFSLPKPVDRIFLTNAMVNRLNPAEREIVLLHERAHLRYHHGWLRLAAQLAADFVPVLRPAATAARAATERWADEYAARRIGDRRAVALAIARVGLLHPSTQSDVPAGVRSAAGDGEVPRRVRALLAPAPVARTGLAGILVALLLTAGVSSAMVALTGEDLFEDATPAAPTTVVTVPGALPHQQAHVRQR
- a CDS encoding phosphatase PAP2 family protein, whose product is MSGDELIFDRIQQFRATTPALHQPLAAYALWGGLALLACLLIIGWWFIARRADRPYRAVAIAVLTGVGSVVALLANQHLLSPLIARPRPCQVIAGVHPLLACNSDFSMPSDHAVIAGALAAGMILLNRRLGVLAAVLALLLAFSRVYVGVHYPSDVLAGLIFGAAVTVMLILVLRVPVERLARALPARLGILVAAGPMRRSGDRSASAIVESPERATDG
- a CDS encoding universal stress protein; this translates as MAGRLVVGVDGSTGSARALEYAAAEAARGGLVLEIVNALDLPTDVDFYGVRLAAPDIEAMQSYAENLLNSARAKVSELHPEVTCETRYEIGNTSNVLIDASHGATAMVLGTRGMGAAGRTFLGSVSTRLASDAKCPLFVINEDHDLPTSGPVVVGVDDSEFSIAALRFAMEEAERRGVELRVVTAYRTPALAIPVDSDVINNLHSSEQDGAEKLIAKVVAAARQADPINVRIEEVAVEAAPAEAILSQSADAQLIVVGSHGKGWAKRLFVGSVSRHVLHSAERPVAVVNHHES
- a CDS encoding TetR/AcrR family transcriptional regulator → MRSDQRTERTFTERARRAQILDAAVDVLAERGYNGASLSAIAERIGVSKGVISYHFAGKDELLREVVSSVLADSRDYMGPRVESATSYAAALHAYVQSNLEFLDQNRHRIVALIEVVNGTPPDRPAPYGPGHRNAVRSLTGMLERGQQSGEFGKFDPHFVAVALRAAIDACSELLRDDPEADVKAYGAQVLEIFERGVRP
- a CDS encoding ABC transporter ATP-binding protein yields the protein MNAVDSSLPPVPETPGKAAAISAAVDALRIDELRKTFGDTVAVDDVDLSVPQGAFFGLVGPNGAGKTTLLSMAVGLLTPDRGNAWVSGAAIWPVAGSEQAKAALGVLPSGLAMPPRLTGAELLHYLGLLRGMRAAVVKARTDELLDVLDLRAAERTLIGDYSTGMQKKIGLAAALLHGPRVLVADEPFEAVDPVSAAVVRAILDGFLAAGGTVIMSSHVMALVEQLCDHVAVLDHGRVLRAGTLDQVRAELTLQEAFAALVGAKPPSRGLSWYES